In one Niallia taxi genomic region, the following are encoded:
- a CDS encoding proline dehydrogenase family protein, whose translation MEVLMRNMFQSLAKNQPANKLAKKYGLRLGAARFVAGESINMAIDAVKKLNKEGKVVTLDHLGEFISTEAEAVESAAMCIQTLDAIAEAKAESNLSLKMTSLGLDINRELCMKNMRNILDRAKSYGNFVRIDMEDYGHCQESINIYKELRQEYDNVGIVLQAYLYRTEADIADLNDLHANLRLVKGAYKESPSVAFPEKKDVDENFKKIIKQHLLNGNYAAIATHDEAMVEYAKSVVEEYGIHKDQFEFQMLYGICEDLQDRLVKEGYKVRIYVPYGIDWFGYFMRRLAERPANVWFIVKNFFK comes from the coding sequence ATGGAAGTGCTTATGAGGAATATGTTTCAATCATTAGCAAAAAATCAGCCTGCCAATAAACTTGCAAAAAAATATGGACTTCGATTGGGTGCAGCAAGATTTGTTGCAGGAGAGTCAATCAATATGGCCATTGATGCTGTAAAAAAATTAAATAAAGAAGGCAAGGTCGTGACATTGGACCATCTTGGTGAATTTATTTCGACAGAGGCAGAGGCTGTTGAATCAGCTGCGATGTGTATCCAAACACTGGATGCTATTGCAGAGGCAAAGGCAGAATCAAATTTATCCTTGAAAATGACATCGCTTGGTTTGGATATTAACAGAGAATTATGCATGAAGAATATGCGTAATATCCTCGATCGTGCAAAGTCATATGGGAATTTTGTAAGAATTGACATGGAGGATTATGGTCATTGTCAGGAATCAATCAATATTTATAAAGAGCTCCGCCAGGAATATGATAATGTCGGTATTGTTTTGCAAGCATATTTGTATAGAACGGAAGCAGATATCGCTGATTTAAATGATCTCCATGCTAATCTTCGTCTTGTGAAAGGAGCTTATAAAGAATCGCCAAGTGTCGCTTTTCCTGAAAAAAAGGATGTCGATGAAAATTTCAAAAAAATAATTAAGCAGCATTTGCTGAACGGTAACTATGCAGCTATAGCAACACATGATGAGGCAATGGTTGAATATGCAAAATCGGTTGTGGAGGAATACGGCATTCATAAAGACCAATTTGAATTTCAAATGCTTTATGGAATCTGTGAGGACCTTCAGGACAGACTTGTGAAGGAAGGCTATAAAGTCAGGATTTATGTTCCTTACGGTATTGACTGGTTTGGTTACTTTATGAGAAGGCTCGCAGAAAGACCAGCTAACGTTTGGTTTATCGTCAAGAATTTTTTTAAGTAA
- a CDS encoding efflux RND transporter permease subunit, with amino-acid sequence MKGIVNFVLKNKLAVWLLTIIITASGIYSGTQMKTETIPDISIPYLMVTGVYPGATPEQVMNDVSMPIEQAVEGLEDVKNVYSNSSSSVSSIQVEYEYGIDMDEKKRQLESALDNVTLPEDVDAPTVSAISMNMMPVVALSISSTEQDIVDLTSTVEDVIVPDIEKLDGVASATISGQHVEEVDFSYNKEKMAELNLTEDSVKQVIQASDMATSLGLYEFNEGEEAVSVDGKLTSINQLKDMLIPVTPTADNPSPFVKLSDIASIKAVGKEESISRTNGKNAIAIQIVKGQQANTVDVVNAVKDLADDEKDKIDGLVIDVTLDQGQPIEDSVHTMIEKAVFGGAIAVLIILLFLRDIKSTIISIVSIPVSIFMAFLLLKWMDITLNIMTLGAITVAIGRVIDDSIVVVENIYRRLHSKEEKLTGRALVREATIEMFKPILSSTLVTVAVFAPLIFVGGMVGELFMPFALTMTFALGASLIVAITIVPALSHFLFKKKLYSEKSESGHKEVGKLALWYRGILEKALNHKIITSAIAIVLLAGSLALTPLIGFSFMGSEEDKVMYLTYTPEAGETEKQTSDNIQVVEDEMLKRDDIDTVQTSITDSSNADMTAAMMGGGAGGGLMYLIFDPDMKNFSEVKEDIETYIADIGQSGEWKSQNFTSMSGSTNEISYTFYSEDLDKLNETVKKAEDIMKDADGLKDVSSSAEEAYVEHILKVDQENLLQYGLTTGQIVMALSNQGSDEVLTTVEKDGKELDVIVKQEEKSVPKTMNELLDTEVATATGSNMKLKDLVDVEEGTTLNTLDRSKGEFYATVSGTITTDDISKVTSKVDDKINDIDLPSGVTQDVAGVSADMSETFTQLGVAMIAAIAIVYFILVVTFSEGAAPFAILFSLPFAVIGSFVGLLIAGETISVSVMMGMLMLIGIVVTNAIVLVDRIIHMERNGMNLRDAILEAGATRLRPILMTAIATIGALIPLAVGNGGSGIISKGLGITVIGGLTSSTLLTLLIVPIAYEILSKMFKKNRKEIKDN; translated from the coding sequence GTGAAAGGGATAGTTAATTTCGTACTGAAGAATAAGCTAGCGGTATGGTTATTGACCATTATTATCACAGCTTCGGGGATTTATTCCGGTACACAAATGAAAACGGAGACGATTCCGGATATTTCCATTCCATACTTAATGGTAACTGGTGTTTATCCAGGAGCAACTCCTGAGCAAGTAATGAATGATGTGTCCATGCCGATTGAGCAGGCAGTGGAAGGGCTCGAGGATGTGAAAAACGTCTATTCTAATTCAAGCTCCAGTGTTTCAAGCATACAAGTTGAATACGAGTATGGCATTGACATGGATGAAAAGAAAAGACAACTCGAATCTGCATTAGATAATGTAACACTTCCAGAGGATGTGGATGCTCCGACTGTATCTGCGATCAGTATGAACATGATGCCAGTTGTTGCATTGTCCATAAGCAGCACAGAACAAGATATTGTTGATTTAACTTCAACAGTAGAGGACGTTATCGTTCCTGATATTGAAAAACTTGATGGGGTTGCATCTGCAACTATTTCAGGTCAGCATGTAGAAGAAGTGGACTTCTCCTATAATAAAGAGAAAATGGCTGAGCTGAATCTTACAGAGGATTCTGTTAAGCAAGTTATTCAAGCAAGTGATATGGCAACATCTTTAGGTCTTTATGAATTTAATGAAGGCGAAGAGGCTGTTTCGGTTGACGGAAAGCTTACTTCAATAAATCAATTGAAGGATATGCTGATTCCGGTAACACCGACAGCTGACAATCCTTCACCATTTGTAAAACTTAGCGACATTGCATCAATTAAGGCTGTCGGTAAGGAAGAATCGATTTCTCGTACAAATGGGAAAAATGCAATTGCAATTCAAATCGTTAAAGGCCAGCAAGCGAATACAGTTGATGTAGTAAATGCTGTTAAGGATCTTGCTGACGATGAAAAGGATAAAATTGACGGTTTAGTTATTGACGTAACACTTGACCAAGGACAGCCTATTGAAGATTCTGTCCACACAATGATTGAAAAAGCAGTGTTCGGCGGTGCGATTGCAGTACTTATTATCCTGCTGTTCCTGCGTGATATTAAATCTACAATCATTTCAATAGTATCCATTCCTGTTTCCATTTTTATGGCATTCCTGCTTCTGAAGTGGATGGATATCACATTGAATATTATGACGCTTGGAGCAATAACTGTAGCCATCGGCCGTGTAATCGATGACTCCATCGTTGTAGTAGAAAATATATACAGACGACTGCACTCTAAAGAAGAGAAGCTAACAGGGCGTGCGTTAGTTCGCGAGGCAACAATTGAAATGTTCAAGCCGATTTTATCGTCTACATTAGTAACTGTTGCTGTGTTTGCTCCATTAATTTTCGTCGGCGGCATGGTTGGAGAATTATTTATGCCATTCGCATTGACGATGACATTTGCTCTTGGTGCATCTCTGATTGTCGCTATTACAATCGTACCAGCACTTTCACACTTCTTATTTAAGAAAAAATTATACAGTGAGAAGTCAGAAAGCGGCCATAAAGAAGTTGGAAAGCTGGCTTTATGGTATAGAGGAATACTAGAAAAAGCATTAAACCATAAAATTATTACTTCTGCTATCGCAATTGTGCTTCTAGCAGGAAGCTTGGCATTGACTCCATTAATCGGCTTCAGCTTTATGGGAAGCGAAGAAGATAAAGTTATGTATTTAACTTATACACCAGAAGCTGGTGAAACAGAAAAGCAAACTTCAGATAACATTCAAGTTGTCGAGGATGAAATGCTGAAGCGCGATGACATTGATACTGTCCAAACATCTATTACAGACAGCAGCAATGCAGACATGACGGCTGCGATGATGGGCGGCGGCGCTGGCGGCGGACTCATGTACTTGATCTTTGATCCAGACATGAAGAATTTCTCTGAAGTTAAAGAAGATATCGAAACTTATATTGCAGATATTGGTCAATCAGGCGAATGGAAGAGCCAAAACTTCACTTCCATGTCAGGATCTACAAATGAAATCAGCTATACTTTCTATAGCGAAGACTTAGATAAATTAAATGAAACAGTTAAAAAAGCTGAAGATATAATGAAAGATGCAGATGGGCTTAAAGATGTATCTTCAAGTGCAGAAGAAGCATATGTAGAGCATATCTTAAAGGTTGACCAGGAAAATCTATTACAGTACGGATTGACTACAGGTCAAATTGTAATGGCATTAAGCAACCAAGGCTCTGATGAGGTTCTGACTACTGTTGAAAAAGACGGTAAAGAGCTTGATGTAATTGTTAAACAGGAAGAGAAATCTGTTCCGAAAACAATGAATGAATTGCTTGATACTGAAGTAGCAACAGCTACTGGGTCAAATATGAAGCTTAAAGATCTTGTGGATGTAGAGGAAGGTACTACTCTTAATACACTTGATCGAAGCAAAGGTGAATTCTACGCGACAGTTTCAGGAACTATCACAACAGATGATATTTCAAAAGTAACATCTAAAGTAGATGACAAGATTAACGATATTGATTTGCCTAGCGGCGTAACACAGGACGTAGCAGGTGTATCAGCTGATATGTCTGAAACGTTCACACAGCTTGGAGTTGCTATGATTGCTGCAATTGCGATTGTATACTTCATTCTTGTTGTAACATTCAGTGAAGGTGCAGCACCATTTGCTATTCTATTCTCGTTGCCATTTGCAGTAATTGGTTCGTTTGTAGGACTGCTAATTGCTGGTGAAACAATTTCTGTTTCCGTAATGATGGGTATGCTGATGTTAATTGGTATTGTCGTCACGAATGCGATTGTATTAGTAGACCGTATCATTCATATGGAAAGAAACGGTATGAACTTGCGTGATGCCATTCTTGAAGCCGGAGCAACACGTCTTCGTCCAATCCTGATGACGGCAATTGCTACAATCGGTGCATTGATTCCACTTGCAGTGGGTAATGGCGGAAGCGGAATTATCTCGAAAGGACTTGGAATTACCGTAATCGGCGGTTTAACAAGCTCAACATTGTTAACATTACTTATCGTTCCAATCGCTTACGAGATTCTTTCTAAAATGTTTAAGAAAAACCGTAAAGAGATTAAAGATAACTAA
- a CDS encoding sigma-54 interaction domain-containing protein: MFERAQIQLDRSFAVVDKQTPIAEIKSKLREYNFVVVTGGTYFIIGNYEYEIIALGAESTSISDWLHKLSWLPSAPASAGDMPYAADWRRPVLWLEGDAPVGIMTEAAWINMLKAENRQTTAYFQTLAETINDSVTAVNEEGIVVCWNTTAEETYKIKKTDIIGEKISTHFRDESIVLQHILNEGYPVRGQYHRPNADTHVLINATPVILDNRIIGGIASEHDVTKMIRLNEELDSASTLLVQKINPFLSFDSSSPKFQESLTIAQKMAHADIPVLITGEPGSGKEMLAQAIHYGGSKATGPFVNINCSIIPPALLEIELFGIEKASFTEDKQNIITGKIEQALNGTIFIENIDKMPLFIQEKLLTYLVENSFYRVGGMEPINSPTRIIVSASSSVENLLKDGELNEKLFYKLSVIHIYIPPLRTRKEDISALVERSIDEFSAKYKKAPPSIGEEVMTFFTNYEWPGNVRELRSIVERVIVLHDTNRIGLEHLPENLIRNNTDEAVMSSANGISKMDEAQEIEEALRKTYGNKSAAANLLGISRGTLYNKLKEYGLS, encoded by the coding sequence ATGTTCGAACGTGCACAAATACAGCTTGACCGCTCCTTTGCGGTTGTCGACAAACAGACGCCAATAGCTGAGATAAAATCAAAACTTCGTGAGTATAATTTTGTCGTTGTGACAGGCGGAACATACTTTATAATCGGCAATTATGAATATGAAATAATTGCGTTAGGAGCAGAATCTACCAGCATTTCCGATTGGCTGCATAAGCTTTCCTGGCTACCTTCTGCGCCTGCATCGGCAGGCGATATGCCGTATGCCGCTGATTGGCGCCGTCCTGTCCTTTGGCTTGAGGGCGATGCTCCAGTTGGGATTATGACAGAAGCCGCATGGATAAATATGCTCAAAGCAGAAAATAGACAAACCACAGCTTATTTTCAAACATTAGCTGAAACGATAAACGATTCTGTGACAGCTGTTAATGAGGAAGGAATTGTCGTCTGCTGGAACACAACAGCAGAGGAAACATATAAAATAAAAAAAACAGATATTATCGGTGAAAAAATCAGCACTCATTTCCGTGATGAATCGATTGTCCTGCAACATATCCTTAACGAGGGGTATCCGGTTAGAGGCCAATATCACAGACCGAATGCTGACACGCATGTGTTAATTAACGCAACGCCTGTTATTCTTGATAATAGGATAATTGGTGGTATTGCTTCAGAGCATGATGTTACCAAAATGATCCGGCTTAACGAGGAACTTGATTCTGCATCGACACTGCTTGTTCAAAAGATAAATCCATTTTTATCCTTTGACAGCAGCAGCCCTAAGTTTCAAGAATCACTTACTATAGCTCAAAAAATGGCACATGCAGATATACCTGTCCTCATTACAGGCGAACCTGGTTCAGGAAAGGAAATGCTTGCACAAGCTATCCATTATGGCGGTTCGAAAGCAACAGGTCCTTTTGTTAATATAAATTGTTCGATTATACCGCCGGCGTTGTTGGAGATAGAGCTTTTTGGAATTGAAAAAGCATCGTTTACAGAAGATAAGCAAAACATCATTACAGGTAAAATTGAACAAGCTTTAAACGGTACTATTTTTATCGAAAATATCGACAAAATGCCTTTGTTCATACAGGAAAAGCTGCTCACCTATTTAGTGGAAAACTCCTTTTATCGTGTAGGAGGAATGGAGCCAATCAATTCTCCAACAAGGATTATTGTATCTGCCTCCAGTTCAGTTGAAAATCTTCTGAAGGATGGAGAGCTAAATGAAAAGCTTTTCTATAAACTGTCTGTCATTCATATTTATATACCGCCGTTAAGGACGAGAAAAGAAGATATTTCTGCACTTGTAGAAAGGTCTATCGACGAATTCAGTGCAAAGTATAAAAAAGCTCCTCCCTCCATTGGGGAAGAAGTAATGACTTTTTTTACTAATTATGAATGGCCAGGTAATGTAAGAGAGCTGCGCAGTATAGTGGAGAGAGTTATTGTCTTGCATGATACGAATCGTATAGGCTTAGAGCATTTGCCAGAAAATCTTATCCGCAACAATACGGATGAAGCTGTTATGTCGTCTGCAAACGGCATTTCCAAAATGGATGAAGCACAAGAAATAGAAGAAGCTTTACGGAAAACATATGGAAACAAAAGTGCTGCAGCAAATCTGTTAGGAATTTCACGAGGAACACTATATAATAAACTAAAAGAATATGGACTAAGCTGA
- a CDS encoding TetR/AcrR family transcriptional regulator, which produces MLKKQLIMDTALELFAKQGIASTSVQQITESCGISKGAFYLSFKSKEELVLELIDNAMKQLVSDLDYQVKHTQVNEDSLYMFYESVFSSFKKHSDQGKIFMNDHHLSVSPELINKIQYYDKLINSTILLLIEKVYGNSIDHLKYDLLYCIKGFLKTYSELFVFTKIPLDVSLLSKSLAEKTNLLAMHETIPFITEELSYLIDSPAESPVDLDTITTLLSSHAEAADGDYIKESLNLLNEQASNQTMSAAIINGLIENIRHIPNGKWLAYLLRQYFQLES; this is translated from the coding sequence ATGTTAAAAAAACAACTAATTATGGACACTGCTTTAGAATTGTTTGCCAAACAAGGTATTGCCTCAACCTCTGTTCAGCAAATTACGGAAAGCTGCGGAATATCAAAAGGGGCATTTTATCTTTCATTTAAATCAAAGGAGGAGTTGGTTCTCGAGCTTATTGACAATGCAATGAAACAGCTTGTATCTGACCTTGACTACCAAGTCAAACACACGCAAGTTAATGAGGATTCCTTGTATATGTTCTATGAATCCGTATTTTCTTCTTTTAAAAAACACTCTGACCAGGGAAAAATTTTCATGAATGACCATCATCTGTCTGTCAGCCCTGAGCTTATTAATAAGATTCAATATTACGATAAGCTGATTAACAGCACGATTCTGCTTTTGATTGAAAAGGTGTACGGCAATTCTATTGACCATTTAAAATATGATTTGCTGTATTGCATAAAAGGCTTTCTGAAGACTTATTCTGAGTTATTTGTCTTTACAAAAATCCCACTGGATGTCAGCCTTCTTTCAAAATCACTAGCAGAAAAAACAAACCTGCTTGCCATGCATGAAACAATCCCTTTTATAACGGAGGAGCTCTCCTATCTGATTGATTCTCCTGCAGAGAGCCCTGTAGACTTAGACACCATTACAACACTCTTAAGCTCACATGCAGAGGCAGCTGATGGAGATTATATCAAGGAGTCTTTAAATCTGTTAAACGAACAAGCAAGTAATCAAACGATGAGTGCTGCAATCATAAACGGGCTCATTGAAAACATTCGTCACATCCCTAATGGTAAATGGCTCGCATATCTTTTGCGTCAATACTTTCAGCTAGAATCCTAA
- the putP gene encoding sodium/proline symporter PutP, with amino-acid sequence MNTQILVSIAIYMAGMLVIGYFAYKRTSNLSDYMIGGRSLGPAVTALSAGAADMSGWLLMGLPGAMYTQGISASWIAIGLTIGAYLNWLYVAPRLRAYTEVANNSMTIPAFLENRFEDKSNILRLTSGLVIIIFFTFYVSSGMVSGGVLFETTFGMHYQAGLWIVAAVVIAYTLFGGFLAVSWTDFVQGLIMVVALILVPIVTIMEVGGLGSGFDTIKEINPKLFDIFKGTTVVGIISLLAWGLGYFGQPHIIVRFMAISSVKEIKKARRIGMGWMIFSVGGAMFTGFIGLAYYTQQGLEIKDAETIFIMLSEILFHPLITGFLLAAILAAVMSTISSQLLVTASSLTEDVYKTFFRRTASEKELLTISRLAVLVVSVIAVLLAFNKNGSILSLVGYAWAGFGASFGPVILLSLCWKRMNRWGAIAGIVGGAVTVIIWASIDILKNNLYEIIPGFIVGLAAIWIVSLVTEAPNAKQLESFDEYKQSL; translated from the coding sequence TTGAATACACAAATTTTGGTTTCGATTGCAATTTACATGGCTGGAATGCTTGTAATTGGCTATTTTGCTTATAAACGCACATCAAATCTATCAGACTATATGATTGGCGGAAGGTCACTTGGACCTGCTGTTACCGCATTGAGTGCAGGTGCCGCTGACATGAGCGGCTGGCTGCTTATGGGGCTTCCTGGAGCAATGTACACCCAAGGGATAAGTGCCTCTTGGATTGCGATAGGTTTAACGATAGGAGCATATTTAAATTGGCTTTATGTAGCACCACGCTTACGGGCATATACAGAAGTGGCCAATAACTCGATGACCATTCCGGCTTTTTTGGAAAATAGGTTTGAAGATAAATCAAACATATTGCGACTGACATCAGGACTAGTTATTATCATCTTTTTTACGTTTTATGTTTCATCCGGAATGGTGTCAGGTGGGGTATTATTTGAAACAACATTCGGTATGCATTATCAGGCAGGGCTTTGGATTGTTGCCGCAGTCGTTATTGCCTATACGTTATTTGGCGGATTTTTGGCAGTAAGCTGGACAGATTTTGTGCAAGGCTTGATTATGGTTGTGGCCCTTATACTTGTTCCAATTGTGACGATTATGGAGGTTGGCGGTTTAGGATCAGGCTTTGACACAATTAAAGAAATTAATCCGAAGCTGTTTGATATTTTCAAAGGAACAACTGTTGTTGGTATTATTTCTTTGCTTGCATGGGGGCTTGGATATTTTGGTCAGCCGCATATTATCGTCCGATTTATGGCAATTTCATCTGTGAAAGAGATAAAAAAGGCAAGAAGAATCGGTATGGGCTGGATGATCTTTTCTGTTGGTGGTGCGATGTTTACTGGATTTATCGGGCTTGCCTACTATACGCAGCAAGGCTTGGAAATAAAGGATGCAGAAACAATCTTTATCATGTTAAGTGAGATATTGTTTCATCCGCTTATTACCGGCTTCCTGCTTGCTGCCATTCTTGCTGCCGTTATGAGTACCATTTCATCTCAATTATTAGTAACAGCTAGCTCTTTAACAGAGGATGTTTACAAGACATTTTTCAGACGAACGGCAAGTGAAAAGGAGCTTTTGACAATTAGTAGACTAGCGGTGCTAGTTGTCTCTGTAATTGCTGTACTTCTTGCATTTAACAAAAATGGCTCTATTCTTTCTCTTGTAGGTTATGCATGGGCAGGCTTTGGAGCTTCCTTTGGACCTGTTATTCTCTTGAGTTTGTGCTGGAAGAGAATGAACAGATGGGGAGCAATTGCTGGCATAGTTGGCGGAGCAGTTACAGTAATCATTTGGGCTAGTATTGATATACTGAAAAATAATCTTTATGAAATTATCCCTGGATTTATTGTAGGTCTAGCTGCCATCTGGATTGTAAGCTTGGTAACGGAAGCTCCGAACGCAAAGCAATTAGAGAGCTTCGACGAATACAAGCAATCTTTATAG
- the pruA gene encoding L-glutamate gamma-semialdehyde dehydrogenase, translated as MTTTVPYTTFKNEALTDFTAEENKTAMHAALARVREGFGRKYPIIIGSEKLFVEEEIISVNPGNVDEVVGTVSKGSTNLAEKAMQTALATFETWKKVAPAERAAYLFKAAELMRERKHEFSSYLVYESGKNWVEADADTAEAIDFLEFYGREMLRLSQTSVHQPLTKIEGDDNQITYIPLGVGIIISPFNFPLAIMAGTTVAAIVSGNTVILKPADATPVIAAKFVELMEEVGLPAGVLNYLPGDGIEVGEYLVEHPKTRFISFTGSRAVGCRIYERAAKVQKGQIWLKRVIAEMGGKDGVVVDETADLDAAAAAIVASAYGYQGQKCSAGSRAIIVESVYDEVIKKVVGLTKKLTIGLPEENYAIGPVIDKKSFEKIMGYIAIGKTEGNLLTGGERSKGNGFYIEPTIFADVNPQARIMQEEIFGPVLAIAKAADWQEAIDIYNNTEYGLTGAYHSKDVSRIDYAHENMHCGNLYINKKCTGALVGANPFGGFNMSGTDSKAGGFDYLLLFTQAKLTSRKK; from the coding sequence ATGACGACAACTGTACCATACACAACTTTCAAAAATGAGGCACTGACTGATTTTACTGCAGAGGAAAATAAAACGGCAATGCATGCTGCGTTAGCAAGGGTAAGAGAGGGATTTGGGAGGAAATATCCAATTATTATCGGCAGTGAAAAACTTTTTGTGGAGGAAGAAATAATCTCTGTGAACCCTGGTAATGTAGACGAAGTAGTGGGCACTGTCAGCAAAGGATCTACTAACCTAGCAGAAAAAGCGATGCAAACAGCATTAGCAACATTTGAAACGTGGAAAAAGGTTGCTCCTGCAGAGCGTGCCGCTTATTTGTTTAAGGCTGCCGAGTTGATGAGAGAACGCAAGCATGAGTTTTCCTCCTACCTTGTTTATGAGTCAGGGAAAAACTGGGTGGAAGCAGACGCAGATACTGCTGAGGCAATTGACTTTCTTGAATTTTATGGCCGAGAAATGCTTCGTTTAAGTCAGACTAGTGTGCACCAGCCACTTACAAAGATTGAGGGGGATGACAACCAAATTACGTATATCCCGTTAGGTGTTGGTATTATTATTTCTCCATTCAATTTTCCGCTGGCGATAATGGCTGGTACGACTGTTGCTGCTATTGTCTCTGGTAATACGGTTATTCTAAAGCCTGCTGATGCTACTCCAGTCATTGCTGCGAAGTTCGTCGAATTAATGGAGGAGGTAGGCTTGCCTGCAGGTGTGTTGAACTATTTGCCTGGTGATGGCATCGAGGTTGGCGAGTATTTAGTTGAGCATCCGAAAACACGTTTTATCTCGTTTACAGGATCAAGAGCGGTTGGCTGTAGAATCTATGAAAGAGCGGCAAAGGTACAGAAGGGGCAGATTTGGCTTAAGCGAGTAATTGCTGAAATGGGTGGAAAAGATGGGGTAGTTGTTGATGAGACAGCTGACCTAGACGCTGCAGCAGCTGCGATTGTTGCCTCTGCTTACGGATACCAAGGACAAAAGTGCTCTGCGGGCTCACGAGCAATTATTGTAGAGTCCGTTTACGACGAAGTAATCAAAAAAGTAGTGGGATTAACAAAAAAACTGACAATTGGTCTACCAGAAGAGAATTACGCAATTGGACCTGTCATCGATAAAAAGTCATTTGAAAAAATCATGGGCTATATAGCTATAGGTAAAACAGAAGGGAATTTGCTTACAGGTGGCGAGCGGTCAAAAGGCAATGGATTTTATATTGAGCCAACTATATTTGCTGATGTTAACCCACAGGCACGCATTATGCAGGAAGAAATATTCGGTCCTGTTCTGGCTATTGCTAAAGCAGCTGATTGGCAGGAAGCAATCGACATTTACAACAATACAGAATACGGATTAACAGGGGCGTATCATTCCAAAGACGTAAGCAGAATTGACTATGCTCACGAAAACATGCACTGTGGAAATTTATATATTAATAAAAAATGTACCGGGGCGCTTGTAGGTGCTAATCCGTTCGGTGGTTTCAACATGTCTGGGACTGATTCGAAAGCTGGCGGCTTTGATTATTTGCTATTATTTACTCAAGCGAAGTTGACATCTCGAAAAAAATAA